Within the Chrysemys picta bellii isolate R12L10 chromosome 17, ASM1138683v2, whole genome shotgun sequence genome, the region CAGAGCCTCTctaccctcctttccctccacccctcgcgccccccttcccccctccccactccctctccttttgccttctatCTAATAAGAACGTGGCTTAGCTGGCCAATACTGTGTATTTTggaacactgctgtaagcctgtgaccagagaggcagctaaaagAAATTccctaaacagcctgatgctggtaccagttagggtgaccagatgtcccgattttatagggacagtcccaattttggggtcttttttcttatctaggctcctattaccccccccatccctgtcccgatttttcacacttgctgtctggtcaccctagtaccagTTCAGAGTGGCTGTTCAGAGCGTGTGCCATGCCTGTGTTTTTCAGCAGCGAGGTTGCAAGTAAGAGACAACACcagggacagaagctgcatttcatgactttgcttttcttttctctcccctcccttgtgTATTTGCCTTGTAGGAAGTGGGActggactttaacaacaacagtaatgacaacaaaaagaacaggagtacttgtggcaccttagagactaacaaatttattagagcataagctttcgtggactacagtgaacactctatatgcatccgaagaagtgggctgtagttcacgaaagcttatgctctaataaatttgttagtctctaaggtgccacaagtactcctgttctttttgcggatacagactaacacggctgctactctgaaagtaatgacaacagctccagcccatctcaactaactgcttctcttttccccaaaaaggatTGTTAGTACCATCTAAGAAGTGTGTTTGCTCCTGAGAACTCTACCTAATGGGAAAGGGACCAAGGGATGTtgctaaaatgaaagccttacatAATACTTTACATGCCAAagactttaactgtttttccttcttttctgtgtctCTAATAAGAGGTAAAGTTTCTGTAGGGCAAATAAAGCTCTCATTGATACCTGTGCAACCCCATGGCCCTCTCAGTCACTCcccagagatgggaatagaacctaggagaATCTGAGGCCTCCTGATCCAGCCATTAGATCAGTCTGTCTCCCagaactgggaattgaacccaggtgtccgcaGTCCCTGAGCCATATTCCCTGAGCCATACTCctcctagcccagtggttctcaaacttttgtactggtgacccctttcacgtagcaagcctctgaatgtgacccccccttataaattaaaaacacttttttatatatttaatacccttataaatgctggaggctaagcggggtttggggttgaGGCTGACAGCTTACGAccacccatgtaataaccttgcaaccccctgtttgagaacccctgttctaacctATTGCTCCTGGACTTGTTTTAGAAGCCATGAATAAATTACTATTACTCACAATAACAACAGGCATGACTGCATTTGCCACAGCAGAATTTATTGTATTTGGAATAACGCTTCCCTGATTCTATAGACTGATTTAAAATCAACACACaccattgattttattttatcagATTCAAAAAGTGCCCCAGTTGGAGGTGGGGAGAGCAGAATGGCCTGTTTGTTGGCACATCCTCAACCCCCAGCAACCTGACTACATCTGCTCAGTGGTCACCTCACCGAGACAAGTTTCCTGCAACTGCCTGCTTATTGTGGGTGTCACCTACATCACAGCCAGAATCACTCTATTTGGTTTCAGGGAATGTACAGCTGCTGTCTTTGAAGATCTCAATTTGCTGCACCTCCACAGTCCAGGCCACCTGGAGGATTTTCACTTGCTCGATCGGGATACGATGAGAGTACTCATAGAAGGGCTTGTTGTCCACAATCACCTGGTGAGTAAAGGGGAGTGTTAGAAAAGTGGGTGTCGGCGAGACCATTGGATGATGGTTCTTTGGGGGTCAGAGGGTTGGTCAGAGGTTCCTTGACATTTAGGTAGGTGTCGGTCAATGGATGTTTGCAGAGTGGAATCAGTAAATCAGTCACCAGCACGGAGCAGGGTAAATGCAGGGCCAGGGGTATGCTTCCCGCCGTACTTAACCACTCAAGCTATTGCTCACTCTGGTTAGCAGGAAATGCAATAGAAGCAGGGACCAGGTGTTCATACCACCCCACCTACAGAACCAGCAGGAACTGGGGTCTGGGGGCACGAATGGAAGGTGGCCAAGAGACTGCCTGCTCCCCTCAACCAGAAAATGGATTATGTGGAAGGAGGAGAACCTGTGTTAATGCCGGTTGCACCCACCCAAAACATTCTCAAAAGAAACAGGtagtttccattttaaaactgATGCTTTCCCTGGTCTGGGTAGTGCAACAACCTTCCTTGTCCCCCAAAGCCTCGATTAGAGACAGGCCCAActacagctgcagctcccagctcggCACTGTACCTGGCTCACCATTTCCTCCCCACCTGGCCTCactttcccctcttcctcctggTCCAACTCAGTAAACTCTGAGATAGATTGTTAAAGAAAAAGACCCCACTGTATTCAACCCCTCACCCTCGTCTCCAAGCTCCCCAAGTGCTTTCAGCCCTGCAGTCTCCTATCCCATCCCATCACCATCCTTCCTCCAatttccctcccccagtccaaatGGGGAATTGTCTCCAGTCCCCAACGTAGAGGCTCTTCCCTGCTTACATCCCTTACCTTGTAGCCGTTTTCAGTAATGACAAACTGCAGCAGGAAGCTCGTCCCTTTGCGGAAAGGGCTAGTAGAGCTCTCTTCTACGTGGCCCCACTCTTTGTTCAGCAAGCTGTTGAAAATGACTCTGTCCCTGCCCTCTTCGAAGCGGGGGTTAAAGTGAAAGGCGATTTCATTCTTTCTGTCCCCACCACAGAGAAAGTTCACATCAAACCTGGACAGGAGGAATAGGAAAGTAATGACCAAGTGGCCTGTGAGGCTTTTGGGAAGAgcagctccttcccccctcctgcccccatccttAATATAACCTGGGGAATGGATTAGACCGTGGTATGTCTAACCTCATGCTGGATTTCTGTGTTTCCCCATATGGCTGGCCGCTGAGCCACTGTCTCGTGTTCCAATGGGGCCACACGGCACCAGAGACCAAGAAGCAGTTCCCACCAGGTTCTGGTGTCAGGGAAATAACGTCCTCCTTTGAACATCTACTGGGTGGCTTATTTTCAGTCTGCAATGGTGCATCACCAgtgagaccagcaggaggtgctgaagTGGCAGAAATGCTGATTTTAAAGTGGGTGGGGATTATAATTactattaatcatgtttattatggcaATATCTAGGGGCCAAGGAGTTGGTAGACCTGGGttcatttccctgctctgccGCAGACTTCATGTGTCCTTGGGCCTGTCACTTAGCCTGTCTGTGCCGTAGTCTCTccatgtcacagtttcagggtagcagcaccTGTATTCTCTATCCACAGTCCcttgagggcacccacttaaaggtttctggctcccagctgtcacctctcttgtgCAGAGACCTGCATGTGTCTCCCTCCTGACTGTGGTttttaggctgcacagctccctggatTTACACtctgatattcccagcaagccagactgcctaagcaggcgaGTGTCCGTGCTTTGCTGTCTCCCCAGAGCCTATGCTCAGTGTATTGCCTGCAGCTGTGAGTTGCCACACAGCttcttctaagcaagcacatgtaTTCTTCAGGGAAAAgctttacagagaaaacacattaaaaacaataaacattcCTACATGCACGCTGACAGCTCACCAGAGGCCACCATCAGTCTTGTGGGGCCCTAGCATGTCAAGCCCTTGCAATGCTTACGCAAGGGTCcccccaacccctcagacagaaagtcctgtccatttgctggctcAGAAGGAAGGCCCCAGTTAGTTTAAACTCAGGCACTTTGTCCCAAAggcctttctttgtctgttgctcTCCGGTGAATCTactttgaactagtatatgtgaGTCTCCACAGGAAGTTGTAccttttggaggggaggggggtttgcaGCCTGGCTGATTTGCCTTAATCACCACCTCGTTTTTAGTTCCCGAAGGAGCTGTACATAATTATACATAAGCCATTCACTTAAAATAAGCAACCCCAAACATATTACATgcagttgcaatatctgtcacatctccccccaGAGAGGTTACAGACAATCCCGGCCCACAATAATATATAAACATCATGCAATACATTTTTTAAGGCATTTATAAGAAATTGCCACATCTGTCACACTCCTCTCTAGCGCTGATGGGCTGGGATGTCTCCCCCAAATGGAGCAGTATAAAGGGGAGCCGTGCTTTTGAGAGAGGGGGCTTACACTGTATCTACACAGCAGATAAAGGGGGAGAGGAATGAGGGTGTTTCACTGAGGGggggttctttttttatttttcagagctGCCTTTTCCTAAACCCTCATGGGTGAAAACCTTGTAAATATGTGAAGAAATCCTTGTGTCTGGTACCTCTTGCTGTCCTTTGGCACGGAGCCACGGATATTCACCAACATCCCTAGCAGAAAGCCCCCAGCAACAGCGATGTTGGAAGGAGTCCCCTGGGAGAGAGAGACATGTGATGAGGAGAGGTTTGTAGCACTGACAAATCACACCTCTCACAGCCCATGTGGATCAAAGTAAAGCAGATCTGACAAGATATCTGAGAACCCCACACCCACCTGACTTCACCTGTGCAGATACCGAAGACTCCAGTGCCAGTAGCATGACACTGGGGAGTCTGAAATCTTCCCACATCCTCATCTCATAAAGGGTAAGTGTACACTGCAATCATGGAGGATTGTgagttatggtggattctccatcactgacaatgtttaaatcaagctgggaagtttttctaaaagatctgctctgggaattatgtTGGGGATgttttctggcctgtgttgtacacaaggtcagactaaatgatcacaatgatcccttctggcgtCAGAATCTATGAATTGAGACAGCACGTTTAGATGTACCCGAGCTAGCTGTGATCAAGCTAGCTCACAACAAACAGAAGTGTAGCCACAGTGGCATGGGCAGTGACATGGGCTAGTTTCCAAGTATGTACTTAGGGTGTGGGCGGgattgtactcaggtggctagacCCTGCCACCAAGGCTACATGGCTAGTTTTAGTACAGCAGGTCGATCAAAGGTAGTTTGGGTGCacctacacatgctgcaatcagaCCTCCCGATTGTTATGAAGACTAACCTCCAGTAACATGACAGGTGCAGCGCAGATACCACGGGAAAAAGCAGTAGACAaaggtgtgacattattgatataatctgggaccatatagaacatggttgcaaccaaagtccggtagtggcaccaaatcttgtataaagggggtcaaatggggtgtctaggacaaggttatggtttactggttatgattatgctgtctatacgtgtgtatcaattttgtagttgaagttatgaatattggctctatactgtctgtatttcaaacttatgctatgcttctgggaaacatcccagacaagttggtgttagctctgcctagcctgtttgatggcccattaaggaccatcagctatacaactgacccattgagagaaggcaaatacgccttgcagctcagcaaagtatgcagggactggcccatgtgactccagactccattttgctgtaattttccacagtaaggacaaagaggggttcttacacctggaaaagactataaaaggctgatgccttacctccatctggtcttcaatcctacTTCTTACCTCCTGGAGGGattttgctacaaacagaagctctactcaaaggactgatgacccatcccagctggggaagtattccagagacttaatttgaacctgcagtttatttcatcactgctacaagcctgaaccaagaactttgccattactgtatgtaattgattccatttaaccgattctagctctcatctatatccttttccttttacgaataaacctttagattttagattctaaaggattggcaacagcatgatttgtgggtaagatctgatttgtatattgacctgggtctggggcttggtcctttgggatcaggagaaacGTTtgttcttttattggggtattgattttcataaccatttgtccccataacgagtggcactggtggtgatactgggaaactggagtgtctaagggaattgcttgtgagacttgtggttagccagtggggtgagaccaaagtcctcttagtctggctggtttggtttgccttagaggtggaaaaaccccagccttgggctgtaactgccctgttttgagCAATTAGTCCTGAATTCGCattctcagttgggtcccgccataATCAGCATCGTTACAAAAGGGTTAACATGCATTTGGGTTTTAACTTTCCCTATCAGAGGCTGAATCATTTTTCAGATTTAGAAACGTGCTTGTCACGTTCCTCTAAGGGCAGTGTGTGAAAACAAAACGTTCTCTGCTGAAGCAAATCACAGAACTAGGTGACACCACacacacaacatccctggcaCAGTCTGCAACTCTGAAATTTGTCAGTACAAACAGTGCTGATACTTCTCTTCTTAATGAAGCTTGTAGTAAAAGTTTCTTTGCATGACCGCTTCGCAGACCCACCAGTGCTGCCCTGCATCCCTTTACTTTATTCCTGTCCCTGTCTCTGGCTGGCCTTGGGCAGCAGCACCTGCAGGAGCCCTGAGTGGAGAGAGGATCAGTACTCACCACATTGGTAACAGAAACGAGAGCCACTGGAGCTGTCATTCTTCCTGTGCAGTGAAGGAACTGCTGTCAGTTGACAGTCCAGGGCACAGGTAGCACCTTATATACAGTCCTGGCTCCTAAGAGGTGGGGCCTCCACATCCAATTCTGCAGTTGCTCTTGCCTCTTGATTCCACCCGCTTTTGTTGGCAGGAATCTGCATGTCCGTGTTACAAGGACTCTCATCCTGGTGTCTGCAAACCCAGGGGGTCTAGTGTCTGGAAGCCCTCTCTCTCCCCGACACTGCTGAGATGTTGCCAATTGGCCCTTTAGTAACAAATCTCTGATTCTTACAGAGTTAAGAACCCAGGAATTGCCGTGTCCAATGGTGGCCAATGCTCAAAGTAAATAGTGGGGCTACAGGTAGCAATCGCTTCCCCTTGTATTTTCAAAGAGAGAAACTGGGATGCTGTGGTTGGAGGTGACAGGGGGAAGTATTTTGGTGGGGATGTGGTAAGAAAAGAGTGGCGGAcgccctctcctctctccctccagtcccccTTTTAGGATGAAAATCAGGGACACTTTACAGTGAaggggaggatgggagaaaagagTATTTATCCCTGTGAGCCCCCTCGCTGTTCTCACTAGGCCATGTCTAAATTAGGAGGATTTACCGGCTGCCTTTGTTCTGGCATACTTCAGCCACCATTGCTGTTTCCTGAGAGAACATGCACACTTGGCTGCCTCTGCCGGCACGTCGTCCTAGTGAGAGGTTGTGCCAGCAAAAGATACAAAAGCTTCCCAGTGTGCCCCGCGTCACCATCTGGTGCACTGGCTTGTGGAACATTTtacagtgcattgtgggaaacTAGTGCTCCTCTCAGGGACTTGTGAGAGCGTATATCCCATAATCTGCTGTTTTCTTGCCTTTTCTTAAATGACCACTCCCACTGTTATGTCCCATAATGTGCTCTTCCTTATGTGACTCTTCTGGGCTTATGAActgagcactgagtggtgggatgggATCATGATGcaaacctgggatgaccagcagtggctgcagaacttctggATGAGGAAGCCACGTTCCTGGCATTGTCTAtcgagctcgccccagccctccgGCACAGACACCAGATTGAGAGCCGCTTTGACAGTGGAGAAATGGATGGGTATTGCGCACTGGAAGCTTGCAACCCTGGATTGCTGTCAGTCAGTGGACAATCAATTGGAAAATCGATGATGGGAGCTGTTGTCATCCAAGTGGATGTAAGGCCAGTAAGTGCATCCTGCTCCCCAGGATTGTGACTCTGGAAGTGTGCAGGAAATCACAGAGGGATTCCTGAATTGTGGTGGGGTGATTCACGAGATGCATATCCTGATTCTGTCCTTCTCCCAGTTTGCCACTGAATACAAGAACAAAAAGGGGAAGATTTCCATGGTTATGGTGGAACATCAGGGACATTTCCATGACATTAGCATTgtctggtcagggaaggtgcgtGATGCTCACATCTCTAGCAACACAGGACTGTTAGAAATGATGCAAGCAGGGACATTTTTTCTGGCCTGGCCCATTAACATAGATGAAGTTCAATACTAAAAGTTATTCTCAGTGGCGTGGGCTACCCTTTCCTTTCCTGGCTCCTGAAGCCAGACACAAGATACATAGAGACACCAGCAAGGAAAGATCTAATTACTGTCCGAGCAGGTGCAGGATGGTTGTGGAATGTGCTCTATAGACAAAGGTTTATGGAGCCGTGGTCCCATACATAGCCCAGAACAGGAACATGCTCACCAGGAGATGCCCTATTAAACTTGGAAGCCTGCATAGTTACTATGTCTGGGCACTTCCCAGAAATACATCCCATACTCCAGATTGGAGCCACTCATTGGCTTGAGTCAAACCAGCACTGTTGTTTCAGGATCTGCAGGGATTTTACCATTGAACACTAATAACTCCCTGTCATGGAGTCACTAGgtcaatgctctggaactactccgtGTGAAGCCAGTCCGGACTCTGGGGGAGCGTCCTGTCTCTGAGCATACCGTCTCCAGGGCAAGACGCTAACACAGCTtcaaccttcctgggtctgacctctgATCATTTAGCATCCCCTTCCAAATCCGTGCACTTTCTGCAGCGAGTCCGCCCATGCGGGACTCcgggggaagccagagggccctgcaccccaactctgcagtcagatgtgactctcagccaaccggtaaaacagaaggtttattagtcgacgggaccacagcgtagaacagagcttgttatcatggaaatcagtgactttcagccaagtccatcttgggagtCCTGAGCCAGATGCCCTGGATTCCCCCTCTTCCAGTTCCCCCAGGCAGACTGCCAGCTTCCAGTAACCTGGCCTCTGACACCCCCCGTTGCTCCTCCTCTGGCTTTTGTCTAGCTTCCCAggcaaaaggtgtcacctggtcTTACCCCCCTCCTGAGTCTCAGGTTACACAGGTGCAAATACCTGGACAGCCTCACCTGTCCTGAGGGCCTCAGCAAAAATCACACACCCAATTCCTACCACCGAAGTATTGGTGCAGTAcactgggaaactgaggtaaCACAGTATTAGTATAGAACAGTAAGTCTCACATGCAGCATAACAAGATTAATAAAATCCCACTTCggtacatcccccccccccccccccatcccaggagCTAACTAGCTAACGGGAAATGGCTGCAAGGGAAGTAGGAGGAGGCGGTGCCAGGCTCTGAGTCTTTGTACCAGCAGGGCCAAGAGGAGCTGGACTAGGAGTGGGGCTGTAGCTCCTCATACAGCATGGAATCCGTACATTCTGTGTGACAATGGAGCATGCACAAAGCCCCAAAGGCCACTGCGTTCAGGGAGCTCCAACCTCTTATCTTGGGGTCCCCAAAGGAAAGTGTCTGCTCCTCGAATCCGGAAGGGTGTGTTAACATCTGGCAAGGGGCCTGGCGTGAGAAATTCTTAGGGTGGTGATAGGGAAATTATTGATATACACCGCGAGTTCCAAGGAAGGCTCCCAGTTGGCAGATGAAGGTGAGATCTTGGATAAGCTGACAGGCCTCATGTGCCGTGAAAGATCTCTCTGTAAATAGAATGGTTTCACCTGAACTTTAGTTGACTTCTCCCTGGAACAGAAGTTCAGTTCCTCAGAACTTCAGGGCATATTTACACTAAAAAAATATGTTGACCTAACTAAGCTATGTCAACATACAGCCGCCAcagtaattaaatcatttttgcaTATCCACCCTACACTCCTTGGGTTAGCGGTGTACATCCTCACTAGCAGCACTTGCATggatgcagagagcagtgcaccgtgggaagctatcccactgtgcaactcaacACCCTTTGGTGCaggtgttttgggaagggtttgcaaaacCTCATGGGGGCAAATGAGTCACGCAAAGGTGACTGGGAACACGATTCGgacatcccatgatgcagttttctccatcccaggGTATATGCTTCCCATAATGTTTTGTGCCTCTTTTAAGAAGGCCCACAAACCCTCGAGTCCGAGAGAAGCATGGATTCTGCATTGCTCTTCAGTACTGTGCTGACGGTTACAAACACAACGCGCCTGGTCCTTCCGTATT harbors:
- the LOC135976415 gene encoding galectin-4-like, translating into MTAPVALVSVTNVGTPSNIAVAGGFLLGMLVNIRGSVPKDSKRFDVNFLCGGDRKNEIAFHFNPRFEEGRDRVIFNSLLNKEWGHVEESSTSPFRKGTSFLLQFVITENGYKVIVDNKPFYEYSHRIPIEQVKILQVAWTVEVQQIEIFKDSSCTFPETK